A part of Silvimonas soli genomic DNA contains:
- a CDS encoding sugar ABC transporter ATP-binding protein, translating to MPEVTNILEMRGISKSFPGVQALNEVSLNIRPGTVHALMGENGAGKSTLMKCLFGMYQVDAGTIVLNGEAKVFANSKQALDAGISMIHQELHPIPHRSVMENLWLGRYPTHGIGPFKFVDHKKMFDDTVKLFADLQMDLDPRLWVTNLSVSKIQSLEIAKAVSYHSRIIIMDEPTSSLSEKEVGHLFQIIRKLKADGVSIIYISHKMEEILQIADEVTIMRDGRQVGTYPSSELTTDLIISRMVGRDLTHRFPPRANIPGEVLMEVKNFTSPNPKSFKDASFELKRGEILGVSGLVGAQRTELMEAIFGMRPVASGQILMNGVPKTIRTPADAQKNKMALLTEERRTTGIFSILPVFDNTLMAHWRHYVRRLGLLDLKSGEADVQERIRTLRVKTPSSSTLIQNLSGGNQQKVVFSRWLLTDPEILILDEPTRGIDVGAKYEIYTLITELAQRGKAIIMISSELPEILGMSDRIMVMCEGRVTGIVPGAEATQEKIMHLSTQFMTQGDSNDKV from the coding sequence ATGCCCGAAGTAACCAATATCCTGGAAATGCGCGGGATATCCAAAAGCTTCCCTGGTGTTCAGGCCTTGAACGAAGTCAGCCTGAACATTCGCCCGGGCACCGTCCATGCGCTGATGGGTGAAAACGGGGCTGGCAAATCAACACTGATGAAATGCCTATTCGGCATGTACCAGGTCGATGCGGGAACCATTGTCCTGAATGGCGAAGCCAAAGTATTCGCCAATTCCAAGCAAGCGCTTGATGCGGGCATTTCGATGATCCACCAGGAATTGCACCCGATCCCTCATCGGAGTGTGATGGAAAACCTGTGGCTTGGGCGCTACCCCACGCACGGAATCGGCCCTTTCAAGTTTGTTGACCATAAAAAAATGTTTGACGATACCGTCAAACTTTTCGCTGATCTGCAAATGGATCTGGACCCCAGACTCTGGGTCACCAATCTGTCGGTATCCAAGATCCAGTCGCTCGAAATCGCCAAGGCGGTGTCTTACCATTCGCGCATCATCATCATGGACGAGCCCACCTCCAGCCTGTCGGAGAAAGAAGTCGGGCACCTGTTTCAGATCATCCGCAAGCTGAAGGCCGATGGCGTCTCGATCATTTACATCTCGCACAAAATGGAAGAAATCCTCCAGATTGCCGACGAGGTCACGATCATGCGCGACGGCCGTCAAGTGGGCACGTATCCGTCCAGTGAATTGACCACCGACCTGATCATCAGTCGCATGGTCGGGCGCGATCTGACCCACCGCTTCCCCCCACGGGCCAATATCCCGGGCGAAGTGCTGATGGAGGTCAAGAATTTCACGTCGCCCAACCCGAAGTCGTTCAAAGATGCCTCTTTTGAGTTGAAACGCGGCGAAATTCTTGGGGTCAGCGGTTTGGTTGGCGCGCAAAGAACCGAGTTGATGGAGGCGATTTTTGGCATGCGCCCCGTCGCTTCTGGCCAGATATTGATGAACGGCGTACCCAAGACCATTCGCACCCCCGCTGACGCGCAAAAAAACAAAATGGCCCTCCTCACCGAGGAACGTCGCACCACCGGCATTTTCTCTATCCTTCCGGTCTTCGATAACACCCTGATGGCGCACTGGCGTCATTACGTCAGGCGTTTGGGGCTGCTGGATCTGAAGTCCGGCGAGGCCGACGTTCAGGAGCGTATCCGCACGCTGCGCGTGAAGACGCCTTCAAGCAGCACACTCATTCAGAACCTCTCAGGCGGAAACCAGCAGAAAGTCGTTTTCTCGCGCTGGCTTCTGACTGATCCGGAAATACTGATTCTTGACGAACCGACCCGCGGTATCGACGTCGGCGCCAAATACGAGATTTACACGTTGATCACTGAATTGGCACAGCGCGGCAAGGCCATCATCATGATTTCGTCCGAACTACCCGAAATTCTGGGCATGTCCGACCGAATCATGGTCATGTGCGAAGGTCGAGTGACCGGCATCGTGCCGGGAGCTGAAGCGACACAGGAAAAGATCATGCATCTCTCGACCCAATTCATGACACAAGGAGATTCGAATGACAAAGTTTGA
- a CDS encoding galactose ABC transporter substrate-binding protein, which translates to MNKATTLLLTLAVASTGALAAPTPKIGVTIYKFDDTFMSYVRGKIESEAKSAGVPISVQDGQGDQSKVNDIQDLFLSQGYNALALNMVEPTAANVVIQKAAVKKVPIVFFNREPDAADLAKYPLAYYVGAKAQASGTMEGEIVADYWKKHPEADKNKDGVLQYVMLIGDPANTDAKYRTEYSVKALTAAGIKVQSLAEDTAMWNRGDAQNKMQAWLTKFGDKIEVVFANNDDMALGAIEALKAAGYFGPGKKYIPVVGVDATPPALDALKQGTLLGTVLNDAANQGKATFDLASQLGAGAKTLKTVAPLANADGTPNPQGHYVWVPYTKVTKDNYAKFVK; encoded by the coding sequence ATGAATAAGGCCACCACGTTATTGCTCACCCTTGCGGTTGCCAGCACGGGCGCGCTTGCCGCACCGACCCCCAAGATTGGTGTAACCATCTACAAGTTCGACGATACGTTCATGTCTTATGTTCGAGGCAAGATTGAATCGGAAGCCAAATCGGCTGGCGTCCCCATTTCCGTCCAGGACGGTCAGGGCGACCAATCCAAAGTCAACGATATTCAAGACCTGTTCTTGTCCCAAGGCTACAACGCACTGGCGCTGAACATGGTCGAGCCGACAGCTGCCAACGTTGTCATCCAGAAAGCTGCGGTCAAGAAGGTGCCAATCGTCTTCTTCAACCGTGAGCCCGACGCGGCCGATCTGGCCAAATATCCGTTGGCTTACTACGTAGGCGCCAAGGCACAGGCTTCCGGCACCATGGAAGGCGAAATTGTTGCCGACTACTGGAAAAAGCATCCTGAAGCCGACAAGAACAAAGATGGTGTTCTGCAGTACGTCATGTTGATTGGCGACCCGGCCAACACCGATGCCAAGTACCGCACCGAGTACTCGGTGAAGGCACTCACGGCAGCGGGCATCAAGGTTCAAAGCCTGGCTGAAGATACCGCCATGTGGAACCGTGGTGATGCACAGAACAAAATGCAGGCCTGGTTGACCAAGTTCGGCGACAAGATCGAAGTAGTGTTCGCCAATAACGACGATATGGCTCTGGGTGCGATCGAGGCACTGAAGGCTGCGGGTTATTTCGGTCCGGGCAAAAAGTACATCCCGGTCGTTGGTGTAGATGCAACACCGCCTGCACTTGATGCGCTCAAGCAAGGCACCTTGCTGGGTACAGTGCTGAACGATGCCGCGAACCAGGGCAAAGCGACCTTCGATCTGGCCTCCCAATTGGGCGCTGGTGCCAAGACCCTCAAGACTGTTGCGCCTCTGGCCAATGCTGACGGTACGCCTAACCCGCAAGGCCACTATGTTTGGGTTCCTTATACCAAGGTCACCAAGGATAACTACGCGAAATTCGTGAAATAA
- a CDS encoding LacI family DNA-binding transcriptional regulator — translation MTMKAPNKRVTMSDIGRQAGVSQASVSLVLNDAPGTRISAATREKVLKVARELGYSAPLRAESAPAIIGLLINHLAMTPHVAALLEGARDEAASSNCMLATIATHGDEQIENEALNYLLSRPLKGIIYATLLTQEANPPDRLRDVPTVMLNCHYSKQHYPSVVPADIAGGVAATTALLDAGHRRIAFISSGEDWIEGSRDRLLGYRQALATYDIAVDPALIVSPEQTHSEGWTQRGGREQTHALLDLPLPPTAIFCFCDRMALGAYEAIKSRGLRIPEDISVIGFDDEVFASSMEPPLSTLVLPHEEMGRWAVARLLDFDPVADRQRKHRTVKIECPLVLRGSIARLNTSASQPIAPARN, via the coding sequence ATGACGATGAAAGCGCCGAACAAACGGGTAACCATGTCAGATATTGGCAGGCAGGCTGGCGTCTCTCAGGCCAGTGTGTCACTGGTGTTGAACGATGCACCGGGGACGCGCATCTCGGCCGCCACCCGTGAAAAAGTGCTGAAAGTAGCGCGTGAGCTGGGTTATTCGGCGCCGTTGCGCGCAGAGTCAGCGCCAGCGATCATCGGTTTGCTGATCAACCATCTGGCCATGACGCCGCATGTCGCTGCACTGCTGGAGGGCGCCCGGGATGAGGCGGCCTCCAGCAATTGCATGCTGGCCACCATCGCCACCCACGGTGATGAACAGATCGAAAACGAGGCGCTCAACTATCTCTTGAGCCGCCCCTTGAAGGGCATCATTTACGCCACACTGCTCACGCAGGAGGCCAACCCGCCAGATCGCCTGAGAGACGTGCCGACAGTCATGCTCAACTGTCACTATTCAAAGCAGCACTACCCGAGCGTTGTGCCCGCCGATATCGCCGGTGGCGTTGCAGCCACGACCGCCTTGCTGGATGCAGGTCATCGCCGAATCGCATTTATCAGTAGCGGTGAAGACTGGATTGAAGGATCGCGTGATCGCTTGCTTGGCTACCGGCAAGCGCTGGCAACGTACGACATCGCTGTAGACCCAGCGTTGATCGTTTCGCCCGAGCAGACCCATTCGGAAGGGTGGACCCAACGCGGCGGGCGCGAGCAGACGCACGCGCTGCTGGATCTGCCCTTGCCGCCCACGGCGATCTTCTGCTTTTGCGACCGGATGGCGCTGGGCGCGTACGAAGCGATCAAATCGCGTGGTTTGCGGATACCCGAAGACATTTCGGTCATTGGTTTTGACGATGAAGTATTCGCCAGCAGCATGGAGCCGCCCCTTTCTACGCTGGTGTTGCCCCACGAAGAGATGGGGCGCTGGGCCGTGGCGCGTCTGCTGGATTTCGACCCCGTGGCAGACCGGCAACGTAAACATCGAACAGTAAAGATTGAATGCCCGCTCGTGCTCAGGGGGTCGATTGCGCGCCTGAACACATCAGCCAGCCAGCCGATAGCGCCAGCGCGCAACTGA
- a CDS encoding aldo/keto reductase: MAPYLANPSRYDEMPYRRSGNSGLKLSAVSLGLWHNFGGVDRFENGRDIVRTAFDNGITHFDLANNYGPPPGSAEEAFGQLLRADLAPYRDELIISTKAGYTMWPGPYGDYGSRKYLVASLDQSLKRLGLDYVDIFYHHRPDPDTPLEETMAALAQIVASGRALYVGLSNYPAPLLRRAAPILRELGTPCVLHQPRYSMLDRWIEPALLPALADEGIGCIAFSPLAQGVLTDRYLKGDIPDDSRAARHGFLKPEQITAERLDVVRALNAMALERGQTLAQMALAWVLRHSGMTSVLIGASRPSQVHDAVAATKAAPFEPALLEKIDQLLAPLA; this comes from the coding sequence ATGGCACCTTACCTGGCTAACCCCTCGCGTTACGACGAGATGCCTTATCGCCGCAGTGGCAACAGCGGCCTCAAACTCTCTGCGGTTTCGCTGGGTTTGTGGCACAACTTTGGCGGGGTGGACCGATTTGAAAACGGCCGCGACATTGTTCGCACCGCGTTCGACAACGGCATTACCCACTTTGATCTGGCCAACAACTACGGACCGCCCCCGGGCTCTGCCGAAGAGGCTTTCGGCCAGCTACTGCGTGCCGATCTGGCACCCTATCGCGATGAACTGATTATCTCTACCAAAGCCGGCTACACCATGTGGCCTGGCCCTTACGGCGACTATGGTTCCCGCAAGTATCTGGTGGCCAGCCTGGACCAAAGCCTGAAGCGTCTGGGTTTGGACTATGTCGATATTTTCTACCACCATCGGCCAGATCCTGATACGCCGCTGGAAGAAACCATGGCCGCTCTGGCCCAAATTGTTGCCAGCGGGCGCGCACTGTATGTGGGATTGTCCAATTATCCTGCGCCGTTGTTACGCCGGGCCGCGCCCATACTGCGCGAACTGGGCACGCCATGTGTGCTCCATCAGCCTCGTTACAGCATGCTGGATCGCTGGATTGAACCTGCCCTTTTGCCCGCACTGGCCGATGAGGGTATTGGCTGCATTGCCTTCTCGCCGTTGGCGCAGGGCGTTCTCACCGATCGTTATCTGAAGGGCGATATTCCGGATGATTCGCGCGCGGCGCGCCATGGTTTTTTGAAGCCCGAACAAATCACCGCAGAGCGTCTGGACGTTGTACGTGCGCTCAACGCTATGGCTCTGGAACGCGGACAGACCTTGGCACAAATGGCGTTGGCCTGGGTGTTGCGCCATTCGGGCATGACTTCGGTATTGATCGGCGCCAGCAGGCCGTCCCAGGTACATGACGCAGTGGCAGCGACGAAGGCCGCGCCCTTTGAGCCGGCGTTGCTGGAGAAGATCGACCAGTTGCTGGCCCCGCTTGCGTGA